In the genome of Deinococcus deserti VCD115, one region contains:
- a CDS encoding helix-turn-helix domain-containing protein — protein sequence MPARKPQPTDPLVQEVRIRVGQRIRELRLAKGMNQDEFAAAAGIHRTHPGKLENAQIDPQLSTLVKVASALGVRVDELLT from the coding sequence ATGCCTGCCCGCAAGCCTCAGCCCACAGACCCCCTGGTGCAGGAGGTCCGCATACGCGTCGGCCAGCGCATCCGCGAGCTGCGCTTGGCTAAGGGCATGAATCAGGATGAATTCGCTGCCGCCGCGGGCATTCACCGCACCCACCCCGGCAAGCTTGAGAACGCACAGATTGACCCCCAACTGAGCACCCTCGTCAAGGTGGCATCTGCGCTGGGAGTCAGGGTTGACGAACTACTGACATAG
- a CDS encoding bifunctional folylpolyglutamate synthase/dihydrofolate synthase, whose translation MTSPDYDWLYTRTRSGRARGPQAARTLLDALGAPDRRFGSVRVVGTNGKGSTCAMLEAGLLACGVRVGRFTSPHLQHYEERVRINGYNLKPERTAAFIEWARVHAPDAAFFDLTLALACQAFAESGVELAVMEAGVGGRSDATQTLPDVRAVALTNVDLDHTTVLGETVAEIAADKAGAARSGVPLLTTATGEALQTIQKVAAETGAPLLTFQSHPELFALPYPPAMQGKHQHINASLAAATLRTLGYASGLDAALGAIHPGRLERFEVQDRVVLVDGAHNPHATRALAASLSRVDAMLFGNLARKDTHATLAPLLPLSSTRLFTAPGELATPPDELVARYGGLSYADPYEALAQAIRRTPPGGTLLVTGSLYLAGLARTVILDEMTGEATA comes from the coding sequence ATGACCAGCCCGGATTACGACTGGCTGTACACCCGGACTCGCTCCGGCCGGGCGCGTGGACCTCAGGCGGCGCGCACCCTGCTTGATGCCCTGGGAGCCCCGGACCGCCGCTTTGGAAGCGTGCGCGTGGTGGGCACCAACGGCAAGGGCAGCACCTGCGCCATGCTGGAAGCCGGCCTGCTGGCCTGCGGAGTCCGGGTGGGCCGCTTTACCAGCCCCCACCTGCAGCACTACGAGGAACGCGTCCGCATAAACGGTTACAACCTGAAGCCCGAGCGCACTGCCGCCTTTATCGAGTGGGCGCGCGTTCATGCGCCTGACGCGGCTTTTTTCGACCTGACGCTGGCCCTGGCCTGTCAGGCTTTTGCCGAAAGCGGCGTGGAGCTTGCCGTGATGGAAGCTGGCGTGGGGGGCCGCAGCGACGCCACACAGACCCTGCCCGACGTGCGGGCCGTTGCCCTGACCAACGTGGACCTGGACCACACGACAGTCCTGGGTGAAACGGTGGCTGAGATCGCCGCTGACAAGGCGGGGGCGGCCCGGAGTGGGGTACCCCTGCTGACCACAGCTACGGGCGAGGCCCTTCAGACCATTCAGAAGGTCGCCGCCGAAACGGGAGCGCCGCTGCTGACCTTCCAGAGTCATCCGGAGCTGTTCGCTCTTCCCTATCCACCCGCCATGCAAGGCAAACACCAGCACATCAACGCGTCCCTGGCCGCTGCCACCCTGCGCACGCTGGGATATGCCTCGGGCCTGGACGCTGCCCTGGGGGCCATTCATCCGGGCCGACTGGAACGCTTCGAGGTCCAGGACCGGGTGGTGCTGGTAGACGGAGCCCACAATCCGCATGCCACCCGCGCGCTGGCCGCCAGCCTGAGCCGGGTGGACGCCATGCTGTTCGGAAATCTGGCCCGCAAGGACACGCACGCCACCCTGGCGCCCCTGCTTCCCCTGAGCAGCACGCGGCTGTTCACCGCGCCCGGTGAACTGGCCACCCCGCCCGATGAACTGGTCGCACGGTATGGAGGACTGTCGTATGCCGACCCCTATGAGGCCCTCGCGCAGGCGATCCGGCGCACGCCGCCCGGAGGCACGCTGCTGGTGACCGGAAGCCTGTATCTGGCAGGTCTGGCCCGCACGGTCATTCTGGACGAGATGACCGGGGAAGCCACGGCTTGA